The Verrucomicrobiia bacterium sequence GGGAAATGGCGGCCTTCGGTGTGCGGTTTCGTCCCGATCGCACCCAGGGAGCCCGCCGTCGCCGCGAATATGCCGCCGCGGATCGGATCCGCGTCATGTCCCATCATGCCCGCGAAACCTTTCTCCAACGCGGCTTCGACCCGGAACGCGTCGTCGTGGTCTCGCCCCCGATCGAAACGGAACAATTCCCCGCGGCCACCTTCCGACACGACCGGTTCCGCGTAACCTTCATCGGTCGCCTGGAAGTGGGAAAGGCCTTCCACCACGTGGTCGAAGCCTTCCGCGCCGCCCGTCTCCCCGACAGCGAACTGGTCCTCTGGGGCGGATCAGGAAGCCGTGAAGTCGCCCGCTACCTGCGCGAACACGTCACTCCCCACCCCGCGATCCATGTCCGCCCCGTCCCCATCCGCGACGCCGGCCTCGACGAGGTCTTCGGCAAGTCCCACGTCATCGTCCATCCCTCGGTCGCCGATGGCTTCGGATACGTCGTCGCCGAGGCCATGGCCTCGGGCGTCCCCGTGATCGTCAGCACCACCACCGGCGGACGCGACTGGGTGATCGACGGCCACAACGGGTTCATTGTTCCCGTTGGGGATCGCGACGCCCTCCGCGAACGCCTCGCCTGGTGCCACCGCCACAGCGCCCGGCTCCCCGAACTGGGCCGCGCAGCCCGTGCCACCGCGGTTTCCCGTTCCCTCGCCCGGTTTCGTGAGGATTACCTGCCCCTGATCCGCTCCCTCATTCGCCCGGCCTGACCCCCAACCCAATGTCCACGCTCCCGCCCATCCCCGTCGCCTTCATCAACGAAAACACCCTCGGCCATGCCTCCCACCTCGGCCGCTATGCCGGTGCCTTCCAACACCGTCCGGAACTCGGAATCCAGCCCCTTCGACTCGACGCCACCCCCCTCCCCGAACCCTGGCGCATCCGCGCCAACCGCACCATTCGCGGCCTGCGCCGGTTCGGCCTCGACTTCCACGCCCTGCGCTGGCGCCGCATCGTCAGCATGCACGTCCGACGTCAACTCGACGCACTCCGCGCGGTCCATCCCGTCCGGGCCGTCATCGTCAACACGCAGAGCGTCGCCCTCTCCCTCTCCGACCTCACGCCCAGTCTGCCAGTCTTCGTCTGCCTCGACGCCACCTTCACCCAGCTTCGGCATTCCCGGTGGTTCGCGCCCAACCGCATTGCCGCCTGGCTTGCCCCCCTTACCCTCGGCCCACTCCTCACAGCCGAACGGCGCCTGTTCGCCGCAGCCCATCGCCTGCTCCCGTGGTCCGCCGCCGCCCGGACTTCACTCCTCCAGAACTACCACGTCGAACCCGGCCGCGTGGACATCCTGCCCCCGCCAATCGACCCCCTCGCCTGGACCCCGCGATCGCGACCGCCCCTGCCCGGCTCCCAGCCCCAAATCCTCTTCGTCGGCGGCGATTTCCGCCGTAAAGGCGGCCCGCTCCTCCTTGAAACCTGGCGCCGCCAC is a genomic window containing:
- a CDS encoding glycosyltransferase, coding for MNPLPRVVLAAHARPREGGLGLNFAHMLAGLEGAFEVETFSPTSMPGVSDHTVAIPAWIGAAFRWPGVRRLRALHANLIETAFDRHVARALPPCAVFQGLTGHCEHSLARAKALGAGTLLDVVTVHDDEGNLRVAREMAAFGVRFRPDRTQGARRRREYAAADRIRVMSHHARETFLQRGFDPERVVVVSPPIETEQFPAATFRHDRFRVTFIGRLEVGKAFHHVVEAFRAARLPDSELVLWGGSGSREVARYLREHVTPHPAIHVRPVPIRDAGLDEVFGKSHVIVHPSVADGFGYVVAEAMASGVPVIVSTTTGGRDWVIDGHNGFIVPVGDRDALRERLAWCHRHSARLPELGRAARATAVSRSLARFREDYLPLIRSLIRPA
- a CDS encoding glycosyltransferase family 4 protein — its product is MSTLPPIPVAFINENTLGHASHLGRYAGAFQHRPELGIQPLRLDATPLPEPWRIRANRTIRGLRRFGLDFHALRWRRIVSMHVRRQLDALRAVHPVRAVIVNTQSVALSLSDLTPSLPVFVCLDATFTQLRHSRWFAPNRIAAWLAPLTLGPLLTAERRLFAAAHRLLPWSAAARTSLLQNYHVEPGRVDILPPPIDPLAWTPRSRPPLPGSQPQILFVGGDFRRKGGPLLLETWRRHLSHRCELHLLTESNLDPEPGLVVHRQLQAGSDAWLERWRAASVFVFPSTLETFGIVLLEAMAFEVPIVSRRVGAAADLLDNGTLGLLLDRPDAATLAAAVTSVLDDPAAAATRARAARRRVERDYALNAHSERLAAWLESAVAGHRGPPGRVDA